In Solanum pennellii chromosome 3, SPENNV200, a single window of DNA contains:
- the LOC107014945 gene encoding pentatricopeptide repeat-containing protein At1g80880, mitochondrial: MRLLSIARRLYSARPIAFKHIIGYQHPSLFAARPEIRRHFFVAFRQPSVRHCSTIPPKLPFFSSGNSTSYEIINFDKCVNTLREKYHIGVNEFVGIVQKASNFGSGDEAILFLDEYGVKPNQELVFLVIWELRDQWKLAYLVFKWGEKCKCLDENTWCLMIWILGNHSKFSTAWSLIRDLLQMSTDIQQAVLIMIDRYAAANNAGKAIHTFQILEKFSMSPDQRTLLTFLNILCKHGFIEEAEEFMLINKKLFPLEIDGFNIILNGWCNIVVDIFEAKRVWREMSKCCIEPNGTSYSHMISCFSKVRNLFDSLRLYDEMQKRGWVPGLEVYNALVYVLTCENCVKEALKIIDKVKHMGLRPDSSTYNLMICPLCESSKLDEARSILALMEEDNISPTIETYHAFLASASLEGTVEVLNTMRKAGVGPNGETFLLILDRFMKLKQPETALRIWLEMKQYEVVPESAHYSLLVGGLLECRLYSKARELYAEMKSNGFDDPGLRKFLEPAGPRGQGGVSNPEHTKNGKLVKHGTHKVIRNEKHRR, from the exons GCTTTTAAGCATATAATCGGCTATCAGCATCCTTCATTGTTTGCCGCACGGCCAGAAATAAGGCGTCATTTCTTTGTGGCATTTCGTCAACCATCTGTCAGGCACTGTTCTACTATACCGCCCAAGCTCCCTTTCTTTAGCTCTGGCAATTCCACTAGCTACGAAATCATCAACTTCGATAAGTGTGTGAATACATTGCGTGAAAAGTATCATATTGGTGTTAACGAATTTGTTGGGATTGTACAGAAGGCCAGTAATTTTGGTTCAGGAGATGAAGCCATATTGTTTCTTGATGAATATGGGGTTAAACCGAACCAAGAGTTGGTCTTTTTGGTGATTTGGGAGTTGAGAGATCAGTGGAAGTTAGCTTATTTGGTATTCAAATGGGGTGAGAAATGCAAATGTCTTGATGAAAATACGTGGTGTTTGATGATATGGATTCTGGGCAACCATAGTAAATTCAGTACTGCTTGGTCTTTGATCCGAGATCTTCTTCAGATGTCAACAGATATTCAACAAGCTGTCCTCATCATGATTGATag ATATGCTGCTGCCAATAATGCTGGTAAAGCAATACATACATTCCAGATTTTGGAGAAATTCAGTATGTCTCCTGATCAGAGAACATTATTGACATTCTTGAATATTCTCTGTAAGCATGGTTTTATTGAAGAAGCTGAAGAATTCATGCTTATCAATAAGAAGCTATTCCCCTTAGAAATTGATGGCTTTAATATTATCCTCAATGGATGGTGTAATATAGTGGTTGATATATTTGAAGCCAAAAGAGTATGGCGAGAAATGTCCAAGTGTTGTATTGAACCAAATGGTACTTCATATTCCCACATGATTTCCTGCTTCTCCAAGGTTAGAAATTTGTTTGATTCACTAAGACTTTATGATGAAATGCAGAAACGGGGTTGGGTTCCAGGGCTGGAGGTGTATAATGCTTTGGTATATGTACTGACTTGTGAGAATTGCGTGAAGGAAGCTCTTAAGATTATTGACAAAGTGAAACATATGGGCCTGCGTCCTGATTCTAGTACATACAACTTGATGATATGTCCTCTATGTGAATCATCTAAGTTGGATGAGGCGAGAAGTATATTAGCTCTGATGGAGGAAGACAATATTAGTCCAACTATTGAAACGTACCATGCATTTCTTGCAAGTGCTAGTCTAGAAGGAACTGTTGAAGTTCTTAACACTATGAGAAAAGCTGGAGTTGGTCCAAACGGGGAAACCTTTCTGTTAATTCTTGATAGGTTTATGAAGTTGAAGCAGCCTGAAACTGCATTGAGGATATGGCTGGAGATGAAGCAGTATGAGGTAGTACCCGAGTCTGCACATTATTCTCTTTTGGTGGGAGGACTTCTTGAGTGCAGATTATATTCCAAGGCGAGAGAGTTGTATGCAGAGATGAAATCCAACGGATTTGATGATCCAGGTCTCCGAAAGTTCTTAGAGCCTGCTGGCCCAAGAGGACAAGGAGGTGTGTCAAATCCCGAACATACTAAAAACGGAAAACTGGTGAAACATGGGACACACAAGGTGATCAGAAATGAAAAACATAGAAGGTAA